GAGATAGCAAGAGTTCTGAGCGATCGCCGTAGCGAAGAACAAACTCTTAACAGTCTCAAAATAGCTTGTTACGCTTTGGGTGACTATGCCAAGGCTATGAAATACCAGAGAAGTTCGTGACCAATTATGAATGATAAATTTGGTTTTTTTCAGAATTCAGAATTCAAAATTTTTAAAGCTTCGCTTGTTTCTACTTGCGGAAATTCTGAGTAAAAATGGCTCACGCTCAAGAAATGTTTTGGTGTTGCCAATACAATTAAGCGATCGCCCCACTGATGCAGCCAAGGTAGCAATTTTAGAGGTGCGACTGGGGAACAAAGCCAAATTTCTGCAGGAGAAAGTGTTCTCAAAGACTTTGCTGCTACTGCCATTGTCATACCTGTTGCAATACCATCATCAACCAAAATGAGCGTAGCACCCTTAGGATCGACTTGGGGACAAGCAGAATCTAATTGAACTTGAAGAAATTGAGCTTGTTCTATGGCAGAGTTTAACGCGACTTCTTGCAACTGCGAGGTTGGGATTGTGCGAAAGATCCCTTGCTCCTCCCAAAGTACATTACCTGAAGCAGTGACCGCACCAATCGCCAACTCAGAATTTTTTGGATGGCTAATTTTTTTGGCCACTTCTATCGTTAGCGGACAACCCAAAAGACGTGCGACTGGGGAAGCAACTGGTATTCCTCCTCGTGGTAAAGCATAAACTATTGTTCTTGGCTTCACCCCAGAGTCAATAGTTTGCTGGGTCAAAATATTGTGAATTGCCTCCGCTAGTTTTTCACCAGCTTGGGTGCGATCGGCAAAAAGTGGATTTTGTGGCATGATTCTTGCCCAGCAGATGAAAACGCCATTGCTTTAT
This genomic interval from Scytonema hofmannii PCC 7110 contains the following:
- a CDS encoding phosphoribosyltransferase, whose product is MPQNPLFADRTQAGEKLAEAIHNILTQQTIDSGVKPRTIVYALPRGGIPVASPVARLLGCPLTIEVAKKISHPKNSELAIGAVTASGNVLWEEQGIFRTIPTSQLQEVALNSAIEQAQFLQVQLDSACPQVDPKGATLILVDDGIATGMTMAVAAKSLRTLSPAEIWLCSPVAPLKLLPWLHQWGDRLIVLATPKHFLSVSHFYSEFPQVETSEALKILNSEF